One genomic segment of Hevea brasiliensis isolate MT/VB/25A 57/8 unplaced genomic scaffold, ASM3005281v1 Scaf178, whole genome shotgun sequence includes these proteins:
- the LOC110667219 gene encoding nascent polypeptide-associated complex subunit alpha-like protein 1: protein MTAEIQEELAAQLEAQKILESDKPVVEDVVEDEDDDEDDDDDDDDKDEDEAEGQQDGDTSGRSKQSRSEKKSRKAMLKLGMKPIPGVSRVTVKKSKNILFVISKPDVFKSPTSDTYVIFGEAKIEDLSSQLQTQAAEQFKAPDLSHVISKPETSTMAQDDEEVDETGVEPKDIELVMTQAGVSRSKAVKALKAADGDIVSAIMELTN, encoded by the exons ATGACTGCTGAGATCCAGGAAGAGCTCGCTGCTCAGCTCGAAGCTCAAAAGATTCTCGAG TCTGATAAGCCTGTGGTTGAGGATGTGGTCGAGGATGAAGATGATGATGAGGATGACGATGATGATGACGATGACAAGGATGAAGATGAAGCTGAGG GACAACAAGATGGAGATACAAGTGGTAGGTCAAAGCAAAGCAGGAGTGAAAAGAAGAGTAGAAAAGCAATGTTGAAGCTTGGAATGAAACCTATACCTGGTGTTAGTCGTGTTACTGTTAAAAAGAGCAAGAAT ATTTTGTTTGTTATATCAAAACCGGATGTTTTTAAAAGCCCAACATCAGACACGTATGTTATCTTTGGGGAGGCCAAGATTGAAGACTTGAGCTCACAACTACAGACTCAGGCTGCAGAGCAGTTTAAGGCTCCTGATCTCAGCCACGTGATTTCCAAGCCTGAGACTTCAACCATGGCTCAGGATGACGAAGAGGTAGATGAAACTGGAGTTGAGCCAAAGGATATTGAATTGGTGATGACACAAGCAGGAGTCTCCAGGTCCAAGGCCGTTAAGGCTTTGAAGGCAGCCGATGGAGACATAGTTTCTGCTATTATGGAGCTTACCAACTGA